The following nucleotide sequence is from Synechococcus sp. CBW1004.
CACCGGAGTGGAAGCCCAGTCCGCTTCTGAAATCCCGGCCGGAGGGGTGGTCATCGCAGGAAGTCTCTGCCTGAGATGCAACCGGGATTCAAGCCGACGTCAAGGGTTCAGTCGTATCGATGTTCGCGATGAGCTGTCCCGCCCCCCTGAATGGGTACCGATTCTCTTCCAGGAGGTGGCGGAAGTTCAGGATCGTCGTCTCGTCAGGGATCCGGTCCTCAACCATGTCGATCCCAGCAAAGCGGCGGAAGCAGGGGGTATCGATCAGCATCTCCTCCATCAAGGGATCGGAAAGCGTGAACCACTGCTGCAGCAGGTGGATGCGCAGCATCACCTCCAGCGGAAACGGTGGGCGCCCGCCCTTGGCAGAAGGCCTGTGGTACACAGGCGAAATCAAGGCCAGGAAAGGATCCCAGGGCACTGTGGCTTCCATCTCATC
It contains:
- a CDS encoding transposase — its product is MAAPLQLGFTDYEQTYAKKKTRRQRFLDEMEATVPWDPFLALISPVYHRPSAKGGRPPFPLEVMLRIHLLQQWFTLSDPLMEEMLIDTPCFRRFAGIDMVEDRIPDETTILNFRHLLEENRYPFRGAGQLIANIDTTEPLTSA